A single genomic interval of Lathyrus oleraceus cultivar Zhongwan6 chromosome 7, CAAS_Psat_ZW6_1.0, whole genome shotgun sequence harbors:
- the LOC127101367 gene encoding uncharacterized protein LOC127101367 → MAFFNTLHSLLFLSLLLLLSPHLSLSSSSSIHDLLRSKGLPAGLLPEEVKSYTFSENGHLEVFLESPCLTKYENRVYFEQIITANLTYGSLIGVEGLQQEELFVWLPVKDIIVDDPSSGLILFDIGLAYKQLSFSLFEVPPHCKPQGVLKNGVRKEKGFEAVR, encoded by the exons ATGGCATTCTTCAACACTCTTCACTCTCTTCTCTTCCTCTCTCTCCTCCTTCTCCTCTCTCCCCATCTTTCTCTCTCCTCTTCCTCCTCCATTCATGACCTTCTCCGCTCAAAAGGCTTACCAGCTGGTCTCTTACCAGAAGAAGTAAAATCCTACACTTTCTCAGAAAACGGTCACTTAGAAGTGTTTCTTGAATCACCTTGTTTAACAAAGTACGAAAATAGAGTCTACTTTGAACAAATAATCACTGCGAATCTCACCTATGGAAGCCTCATTGGTGTTGAAGGTTTACAACAAGAAGAGCTCTTTGTTTGGTTACCTGTTAAAGATATCATTGTTGATGATCCTTCTTCTGGATTGATTCTCTTTGACATTGGTCTTGCTTATAAACaactctctttctctctctttgAAGTTCCACCTCATTGTAAACCTCAAG GTGTGTTGAAGAATGGTGTGAGAAAGGAGAAAGGTTTTGAGGCAGTGAGGTAG